From a single Macrobrachium rosenbergii isolate ZJJX-2024 chromosome 7, ASM4041242v1, whole genome shotgun sequence genomic region:
- the LOC136840197 gene encoding uncharacterized protein isoform X1 has translation MNDLNIYLYKLSIFCTKPRSGDKWEIHLARRGGNPTSERLFTLLLISEEHSVLVRDMTAFVNSFCHKLRSSEKNIHSICYNCLTLFTSPEIRQSHTLTCRAKTMVKYPAPGQFKYFKKVQAFHKTSHVAFLDLEAYNVNPDADEDQRIITKQKAYAYCYTIVDGRSGEYNRHRIGHGKKSINTMLQQLKKDWAEIRNNIPAYEIKMTERSRQKYQETSRCQICNLKFGGQVVKVRHHAHHIPEDNYVPALCRECNFKIVNRPKTLTVLVHNLSYNIRLILKESCPKIKFEIVKRDGGKYYSAWTGSIKFVDSGNMIRGSLASLSTAHIAQNGSLEITRSLLSCYPDEGKNLVLNSGKQYYPYDYIKGYEILNDSRIPPMHAFNSKLSGEEMTVEGYEHVKNVWKKFQCKNLLDYSLF, from the coding sequence atgAATGACCTAAACATTTACCTTTATAAATTATCTATATTCTGCACAAAGCCACGTAGCGGAGATAAGTGGGAAATTCACCTCGCTAGAAGAGGAGGGAATCCAACCAGTGAACGCCTATTCACTCTACTCCTCATTAGTGAAGAACACAGTGTCCTAGTCAGGGACATGACAGCGTTCGTGAATTCATTCTGTCATAAATTAAGGAGCTCAGAGAAAAACATTCATAGCATCTGTTATAACTGTCTGACATTATTCACCAGCCCCGAAATTAGACAGTCACACACACTAACGTGCAGGGCCAAAACTATGGTAAAATACCCTGCTCCCGGGCAGTTCAAATACTTTAAGAAAGTTCAAGCATTTCATAAGACATCTCACGTAGCATTCCTCGATCTTGAAGCGTACAATGTCAACCCTGACGCTGATGAGGATCAGAGAATCATCACTAAGCAGAAGGCATATGCATACTGTTACACCATCGTAGATGGTAGAAGTGGGGAATATAACAGGCATAGGATAGGGCACGGAAAGAAGTCCATTAACACAATGTTGCAGCAATTAAAGAAGGACTGGGCTGAGATCCGTAATAATATTCCTGCATACGAGATAAAGATGACTGAGCGCTCAAGGCAGAAATATCAAGAAACCTCCCGCTGCCAAATATGCAATTTAAAATTTGGAGGACAGGTTGTAAAAGTCAGACATCACGCTCATCACATCCCCGAAGATAATTACGTACCTGCTTTGTGCAGAGAGTGCAACTTCAAAATAGTCAACAGGCCAAAGACTTTAACAGTTCTCGTTCATAACCTCTCATATAACATACGTCTCATCCTCAAAGAGTCCTGCCCGAAAATAAAGTTCGAAATAGTGAAGAGGGATGGAGGGAAATATTACTCAGCCTGGACGGGAAGCATCAAATTCGTTGACAGTGGGAATATGATTAGAGGGAGTCTAGCCAGTTTATCCACAGCCCACATCGCTCAAAACGGTTCGCTGGAAATCACCCGCTCGCTATTATCCTGCTACCCTGACGAAGGTAAAAACCTGGTATTAAATTCAGGTAAACAATATTACCCATATGACTATATCAAGGGTTACGAAATTTTAAACGACTCGAGAATCCCCCCAATGCATGCCTTCAATTCTAAGCTTTCGGGTGAGGAAATGACTGTCGAAGGTTACGAACATGTAAAGAATGTATGGAAAAAATTCCAATGTAAGAACCTGCTGGATTACAGTCTCttctag